Part of the Limihaloglobus sulfuriphilus genome is shown below.
CTCCTGAAGACTGTGGCGATGGATATTCAGGATAAGTTTAACCTGCGGAAATTTTTCCAGCCGGATACTATTGCCTCAAAGTGCCGTCTGCGTTTTGGGTTTACGATTATACTTGTATTGATTCTGGCGCTGCTGTTTCCTTATTTATGGATGGGTAAACTTGCCCAGAAAAGCGTTATAGATTCGGGGTTTTCCGCTGTTGAAACTGTTCTTAAGAATCACATGAAAAGCCGAAGTTCGTTTGAGCTTGATACAGAACCTTTTATTCTTGAAGAAACTGGGGACAAGTACAAATCGCAGTACAGCCCCGTTAATATTCGCTGGCGAAGGTTTGAGCTGGAGAATCAGCCGGAGAGTGAGACTGTCTTTTCAAAAAAAGAGCTCAAAACGATTACGGAAATCCGTGAAGAAGATAAGCAGCCTTTTCGTGTATGGGGTGAAGGCAGCGGCGCTCTTGCCACAAAAAAATACGTGCACCTTATAAAGAGTGAAAGCAGGTGCCTACAGTGTCATTCGGAACAGGGAGCTGCGCCGCCGTTTCAGAATAATCAGCCTATTGGTGCATTCGTAATAACAAAACTTGTCGGCCATACAGACAGGGCCAGGCTTGTTAATATTATATGCATACTAATGGCAGGCCTTCTCGCCGGTTCAGGAGCCATTATAGCCCTCTACGTAACTGTTCAGAAGGTTATATTGAGTCCGCTTCGTCAGTTAAGGGCCCTTGCCAACAATCTGGCCGAGGGAAATCTCGACACCAGGACATCTATTAAGACCAATGACGAATACGAACGGCTTTCGAACGCGATTAACCACATGCTTGACGGTTTACAGAGTTCGCAGGAAAAACTCAGAAACGCAAACCGCCAGCTTGATGAAAAAATACTCGAGCTTTCAGAACGCAACGTTGAGCTTTTCAAGGCAAACAAACTTAAGGGTGAGTTTCTTGCAAATATGAGTCATGAGTTCCGCACGCCGCTCAATTCAATTATGGGTTTTGCGGATATAATTCGGGAAAGACCCGATGCCCAAAAAGAAAAAATACAGAGATATGCTGACAACATAGGCAAGAGCGGCAGAAATCTTCTGTCCATGATCAATGACCTGCTTGAAATGGCAAAGGTCGAAGCCGGCAAGGTGGAGATAAAAATCCACGAGGTAAACATCCCCGAGATATGTTCATCGCTGGTGAACTTTTTTCTGCCTATGACAACGAAGAAAAGCATATATGTAGATATTGATCTTGACCCTGAAATACCGATAATCAGAACAGATCCGGATAAGCTCCAGCAAATACTCTATAATTTCATGAGCAATGCGGTTAAATTTGTTCCAGAATCCGGCAAGGTATCTGTAATAGGCAGGCTGCTTAATGAGAAAACCGTAAGGCTCTCTATCGCAGATAACGGGCCGGGCATATCGAAAAATAATCTGGACAAAATTTTTGACAAATTTCGCCAGCTCGACGGCTCAATAACACGAACCGGCACAGGAACCGGCCTGGGGCTGGCTATCTCAAAAGAGCTTTCGGTACTGCTTGGGGCTGAAATAAAAGTAGAAAGCGTTTTAAATCAAGGGGCTGTTTTTTCTCTTGACCTGCCGGTTCTCGGCCCCGATGCCAAAATGCCTGAAACCGCCAAAGACAATCAGCAGTAAATGATTTTGGAGATACAAAGTGAGTAAAGGTTACAGAAAATTAACTGAGGCTGAAATAAAGGTTCTTGAATCAAACGGGTGTGTTTGCAGCCGCTGGGATGATGTGTCGGTATGCAAGGGTTTTGATCCGGCTTTTATTAAAGAATCTTTTTTTTCCGGAACGGTCAGAATCGGCAGAACGGGTGAGACTGTTGAAATGGAATGCGGATTAGTTTTGCATTCGGGTATCTACCGAAGCCGGATCCATAACTGCTCATTTGCGGATAATGTACTGATAGAGAATGTTTCACTACTGGCAAACTATGACATACAAAATGACGCCGTTATTTGTAATACAGACCTCATGACAGTAGAAGGCCCAACGTCTTTCGGCAACGGCGTAT
Proteins encoded:
- a CDS encoding sensor histidine kinase encodes the protein MDIQDKFNLRKFFQPDTIASKCRLRFGFTIILVLILALLFPYLWMGKLAQKSVIDSGFSAVETVLKNHMKSRSSFELDTEPFILEETGDKYKSQYSPVNIRWRRFELENQPESETVFSKKELKTITEIREEDKQPFRVWGEGSGALATKKYVHLIKSESRCLQCHSEQGAAPPFQNNQPIGAFVITKLVGHTDRARLVNIICILMAGLLAGSGAIIALYVTVQKVILSPLRQLRALANNLAEGNLDTRTSIKTNDEYERLSNAINHMLDGLQSSQEKLRNANRQLDEKILELSERNVELFKANKLKGEFLANMSHEFRTPLNSIMGFADIIRERPDAQKEKIQRYADNIGKSGRNLLSMINDLLEMAKVEAGKVEIKIHEVNIPEICSSLVNFFLPMTTKKSIYVDIDLDPEIPIIRTDPDKLQQILYNFMSNAVKFVPESGKVSVIGRLLNEKTVRLSIADNGPGISKNNLDKIFDKFRQLDGSITRTGTGTGLGLAISKELSVLLGAEIKVESVLNQGAVFSLDLPVLGPDAKMPETAKDNQQ